In the genome of Chryseobacterium sp. 52, the window CACTCAGTTGGAACAGGAAGTTCCTTATGAGCAGGAAGCCGATTATCTGGTGATGGCAACAGGATACCGTTATCATGAACCTTCATTTTTAAAGAACATTGAATCTAGGATTAAAAGAGATTCAAGCGGTTTATTTGCGGTTAACAGAAACTATTCCATAGACCATAACGGTGGTGAAATTTATGTACTTCATGCGGAAGTACATACCCACAGCTATATCTCTACAGATTTAGGAATGGCGGCTTACCGAAACTCTTACATCATAAACGATATTCTTGGAAGAGAGCATTATAAAATCGAAAAGAAAATAGCTTTCCAGGATTTTGATGTAGAAAAACATGCTGCAATGCCAACTGTCAAAATGTAATACAATGAATACCCATTTAAATAACAATACAATCAGCCGGGAAATCTGGCTGCAGGCCAACAGAGATCTTATGGCCAAGACGTTTGCAGAATTAATGCATGAAGAACGTTTGAAACCTATCGCTGTCCTTCAGGATGAATCTGGATTTACAGTCTTTAAGCTTGAAACCGGAGTAGAAAACATTCAATACAGTTTCCGTGGTCAGGAAAGAATGATGGATTACTGGCATATTGATACAACCAGTATTGAAAAAACAGAGAACGGCGTAAAAACGACAGCTCTGAATATTCCTGAGTTCTTTCTAGAGATGCAAACTGTATTCGATCTTGACTCCAATACACTGGCAAGATATACCGAAGAATTGCTGCATACTTTATATTGCGATGCTCTGATTTTATCAAGAGGTGTTATGTGTTCAAAAGATCTGGCAGCAAGTAACTATCAGACGGTAGAACATCAGATGACAGGACATCCGTGGGTGATTGTCAATAAAAGCAGATTAGGATTTTCTCCTGCCGATCTTCAAACATATGCTCCGGAAGCAGGACAGGATCTAAAAGTTCTATGGCTGGCTGCTCACAAAGACAGATCTGCTTTCCAGTCATTGGAACATATCGATAAAGACGGTTTTTACCGCTCTGAAATCGGAGACGAACTGTATGAAGAATTTCAGCAAAAGCTTATCAATGATGGGAAATCTGTTGAAGATTACAACTTCATTCCTGTACATCCCTGGCAATGGGAAAACAAGTTGAAAATCCACTTTGCAGGAGATATTGCCTCTGAAATCTTAATTCTTTTAGGAGCAGGAAATGATATCTACAGTCCGCAACAGAGTATCCGTACTTTATTTAATACAGATCATCCTGAAAAAAGATATCTGAAAACGGCAGTTTCTATCTTAAGTACAGGAAATATCAGAGGACTTTCGCCTAAGCAGATGAAAATCGCTCCGTCTATTACAGATTGGGTAAAAGGTTTAATCAAAGGTGATGCTTATCTGGAAACAAAAGGGACTATATTCTTGGGAGAAGAAGCTTCTATTGCTTATCTGCATCCTCAGTACAGTGCTATTGCCGGAGTTCCTTATCAGTATAATGAATTTTTAGGTGCTTTATGGCGCGAAAGTGCTTCCAATTATTTACAGGAAGATGAAGAAATATTTACCATGGCTTCACTGCTTTTTGTAGATCAAAATGGAGTTCCTTTGGTACAGGCTTTTGCTGAAAAAGCAGGAATCAGTATCAAACAGTGGATCAAAGATTATCTTGATGCCTACCTTACACCGCTGCTTCATATCTATTATACCCATTCTCTTTGTGTAACACCTCACGGAGAAAACATTATGGTGGTATTAAAGAACGGAGTGCCGCAGAGAATTGTGATCAAAGATTTTGTGGATGATATCGTCCTGACTGTAGAAGCAAGAGAAAAACTTCCGGATCATCTGGCAGACGGATTGATTCAGTCTTCGAACAAAGAAAATGTTCCGTTATCTATTCTTTTGGGAGTTTTTGATGCGTTCTTCAGATACCTGTCGAATGTACTGCATACCCATTCTGACTTTAAAGAAGAAACATTCTGGATGCTTGTTCATGACTGTATAGAGAACTATAAAAATCATAATCCACATCTGAATGAACGTTATGAAAAATATGATCTGTATGTTCCTACATTTAAACGATTCTACATCAACAGTCTGCGTTTGAAAAACAACGGCTATAGTGAAAACAAAGCATTTGCTATTCCAAAGAAAGACGGTGCTTTACCGAATCCTTTGTATCAGATTGCTAATAAAAATTCTGTAGCGGCCGTATGAGAAAGCTTCTGCATCTTGTAAAAGAAGGCTCTGTATTTGCGTACGGAGCTTTAGCGGGAAAAAAAGTAGAACTTACCTCGGGGAGTATTAACCGTTCTATCTTTAGCCTGGCCATTCCTATGGTCATGGAGCTGGTGATGGAATCTGTTTTTGTCAGTATCAATCTTTTAATCATAGCAAGATTGGGAGATAAAGTCCTTGGGCTTGTAGGAATCGCAGATAATTATATCAATTTTGCCAATGCAATTGCTATTGGACTCGGTATAGCTGCTGCAACATTGACCGCAAGGAGAGCCGGGGAAAAAGACCATGAAGGGATGAGC includes:
- a CDS encoding IucA/IucC family protein produces the protein MNTHLNNNTISREIWLQANRDLMAKTFAELMHEERLKPIAVLQDESGFTVFKLETGVENIQYSFRGQERMMDYWHIDTTSIEKTENGVKTTALNIPEFFLEMQTVFDLDSNTLARYTEELLHTLYCDALILSRGVMCSKDLAASNYQTVEHQMTGHPWVIVNKSRLGFSPADLQTYAPEAGQDLKVLWLAAHKDRSAFQSLEHIDKDGFYRSEIGDELYEEFQQKLINDGKSVEDYNFIPVHPWQWENKLKIHFAGDIASEILILLGAGNDIYSPQQSIRTLFNTDHPEKRYLKTAVSILSTGNIRGLSPKQMKIAPSITDWVKGLIKGDAYLETKGTIFLGEEASIAYLHPQYSAIAGVPYQYNEFLGALWRESASNYLQEDEEIFTMASLLFVDQNGVPLVQAFAEKAGISIKQWIKDYLDAYLTPLLHIYYTHSLCVTPHGENIMVVLKNGVPQRIVIKDFVDDIVLTVEAREKLPDHLADGLIQSSNKENVPLSILLGVFDAFFRYLSNVLHTHSDFKEETFWMLVHDCIENYKNHNPHLNERYEKYDLYVPTFKRFYINSLRLKNNGYSENKAFAIPKKDGALPNPLYQIANKNSVAAV